One Lytechinus variegatus isolate NC3 chromosome 11, Lvar_3.0, whole genome shotgun sequence DNA segment encodes these proteins:
- the LOC121423845 gene encoding tetratricopeptide repeat protein 39B-like, translating to MSSGKPRKSSSSRSSRGTSSDVNADAGGSSDEEQFQDAMENFQTVKEMDLATAIEETTVALNLFLNNKFSEARAIFEPWSHASIYHALGHGTISYLQAVMTFDPTDIQEAIKWIKNSIEVANRFRKKTSVMTSMSKMMWKTNYNTYTDEEVHAELCYAESLLERAILSFIQDDNLINFIKGGLKIRNGYHSYKSCVQMFENRTWPSARSKQQFESGVKFGSGTFNLCISMLPKRILKLLEFVGFSGNRIKGLTDLERASKLPCLRSPMCSMVIISYHSIGTYVFGTADGDIELARQILEPCLKNYPKGVIFLFLAARIEEISGNLDEAIDKFQECIASQQEWRQFHHLCYWELMWCHAYKLDWPMAAQYANKLCEESRWSKAIYHHQQASFLAMHLPRTDACIQNINDIYAKVPELKQRIAGKSIPMEKFAVNKAKKHLIHGTENSLVGLELIYIWNGFSILAKKKELLEPVLLLTEATLQQLKKTKGYASRSSGCYWDDYSLAMLLKGITLRYLSRPSQAELCFQEVISNERDLHYDHYLVPYATLELGLLYLQYDRLQEAKTFLTQCRHHNKKYMLENRLHFKMHAALDNLKTKMTQSSEIPAQDSLNLEGEDEERTGPEEDGLEMSIASEASQDSLDKDGPIDGPGTNLKNKDQDSLTGDGSVDGPMNKVGPTEDEIARTNDKEDQDLSSGPR from the exons AGTAAAAGAAATGGATCTAGCTACTGCCATTGAAGAGACTACAGTAGCACTCAACCTCTTTCTCAACAACAAATTCAGTGAGGCTAGAGCCATATTTGAACCATG GTCTCATGCAAGTATCTACCATGCCTTGGGCCACGGAACTATCAGTTACCTCCAGGctgtcatgacctttgaccccacaGACATCCAGGAAGCTATCAAATGGATCAAGAACTCCATTGAGGTTGCCAACCGGTTCCGGAAAAAAACGAGTGTGATGACGTCCATGTCGAAAATGATGTGGAAGACCAACTATAACACATACACAGATG aAGAGGTACATGCTGAGTTATGCTATGCTGAATCCCTCCTGGAGCGTGCAATCCTATCTTTCATCCAAGATGACAACCTTATCAATTTCATCAAAGGTGGACTGAAAATAAGAAATGGTTACCATTCTTACAA ATCATGTGTCCAGATGTTTGAAAATAGAACTTGGCCATCAGCTAGATCAAAGCAACAGTTTGAGAGCGGAGTCAAGTTTGGTAGTGGTACATTTAATCTG TGTATATCAATGTTGCCAAAGAGGATACTGAAATTACTAGAGTTTGTAGGATTCTCAGGAAACAGG ATAAAAGGGCTGACTGATTTAGAAAGGGCTTCCAAACTTCCTTGTCTCAGGTCTCCTATGTGTTCTATGGTCATCATCAGTTACCATTCCATAGGAACTTATGTATTCG GTACTGCTGATGGAGACATTGAGCTTGCTAGACAAATCTTAGAACCGTGTTTGAAGAACTATCCCAAGGGAGTCATCTTCTTATTTTTAGCAGCGAGGATAGAAGAGATATCAGGAAACCTGGATGAA GCAATAGATAAGTTCCAGGAGTGCATTGCCTCGCAGCAGGAATGGAGGCAGTTTCATCACTTGTGTTACTGGGAACTTATGTGGTGCCACGCCTATAAACTTGATTGGCCAATGGCTGCTCAATATGCTAATAAGCTGTGTGAAGAAAGCAGGTGGTCTAAG gctATTTACCATCACCAGCAGGCTAGCTTCTTAGCCATGCATCTACCACGTACCGACGCTTGTATACAGAACATCAATGACATCTACGCCAAGGTACCAGAACTTAAACAACGTATTGCAGGCAAGTCTATCCCCATGGAGAAGTTTGCGGTTAACAAGGCCAAGAAACATCTCATCCATGGCACTGAAAATTCACTCGTAGGGCTG GAGTTGATCTATATCTGGAATGGGTTTTCCATTCTTGCCAAGAAGAAAGAGCTTTTAGAACCAGTACTACTCTTAACAGAGGCAACACTTCAACAGCTTAAGAAGACGAAAG GTTATGCAAGTAGAAGTAGTGGCTGTTACTGGGATGATTATAGTTTAGCCATGCTCCTGAAAGGAATCACCCTTAGATATCTGTCAAGACCTTCTCAAGCAGAACTCTGCTTTCAAGAAGTCATCTCTAA TGAAAGAGATCTTCATTATGATCATTACCTGGTACCGTATGCAACCCTTGAACTTGGCTTACTCTATCTACAGTATGATAGATTGCAGGAAGCGAAGACGTTCCTTACACAATGCAG GCATCACAACAAGAAATACATGTTAGAGAACAGACTTCACTTCAAGATGCATGCTGCCCTGGATAACCTCAAGACCAAGATGACACAGTCATCAGAGATCCCGGCCCAGGACTCGCTCAACCTTGAAGGAGAGGATGAAGAAAGGACTGGACCAGAAGAAGATGGACTAGAAATGAGCATAGCATCTGAAGCATCCCAGGACTCACTTGACAAGGATGGGCCGATAGATGGGCCAGGAACCAACCTCAAGAACAAAGACCAGGATTCTCTTACAGGAGATGGATCAGTAGATGGACCAATGAACAAAGTGGGACCAACAGAAGATGAGATAGCAAGGACTAATGACAAAGAAGACCAGGACTTGTCTTCTGGTCCTAGATAG
- the LOC121423758 gene encoding 5'-AMP-activated protein kinase catalytic subunit alpha-2-like, giving the protein MTTINSGVKIGHYVLGETIGMGTFGKVKMGEHQLTQHKVAIKILNRQKIKNLDVVSKIRREIQNMKLFRHPHIIKLYQVISTPTDIFMVMEYVAGGELFDYIVKHGKLKEHEARRFFQQIISGVDYCHRHMIVHRDLKPENLLLDPNLHVKIADFGLSNMMTDGEFLRTSCGSPNYAAPEVISGKLYAGPEVDIWSCGVILYALLCGTLPFDDEHVPTLFRKIKGGHFTIPDHIERSQVKSLIQHMLQVDPLKRATIKDIREHDWFKIDLPQYLFPQNDFDDSIVDVEAVKEVCEKFNVREGEVQNALMCGDPHDQLRIAYYLIIDNKRIMDEASKTQMKDFYLASSPPPRESYLEVQQEAGFLAPKAHPERLTTMTMNTLENFNNQSSESQRRVPATPVKRSKWHLGIRSQSRPHDIMGEVFRAMKALNFEWKVVNPFYVRVRRTNPLTGAQIKMGLQLYQVDSKSYLLDFKSLTNPRDSGMSNFGSDDRMDVEEPLSPRSPTTPPFPQSPGSPRCMQHCTMEFFEMCASLIATLAR; this is encoded by the exons ATGACGACTATAAATTCTGGAGTGAAAATAGGGCATTATGTCCTCGGTGAAACGATTGGAATGGGAACATTTGGAAAAGTCAAAA TGGGTGAACATCAACTGACCCAGCATAAGGTGGCTATCAAGATTCTGAATAGACAGAAGATAAAGAACTTGGATGTTGTCAGTAAGATCAGACGAGAGATTCAAAATATGAAACTCTTCCGTCACCCTCATATCATCAAACT gTATCAAGTAATCAGTACACCCACTGACATCTTCATGGTGATGGAATATGTAGCTGGAGGAGAACTCTTTGATTATATTGTCAAACATGGAAAG CTGAAGGAACATGAAGCCAGACGATTCTTTCAACAAATAATATCTGGTGTGGATTACTGTCACCGTCATATGATTGTACATCGTGATCTGAAGCCTGAAAATCTGCTACTTGACCCCAATCTTCATGTCAAGATTGCTGACTTTG GTTTGTCAAACATGATGACTGATGGTGAGTTCTTGAGAACGAGCTGTGGATCACCAAACTATGCTGCACCAGAAGTCATATCTGGCAA ACTGTATGCAGGACCTGAGGTTGATATCTGGAGCTGTGGTGTCATTCTCTATGCTCTCTTATGTGGTACACTACCGTTTGACGATGAACATGTCCCTACACTCTTCAGAAAGATCAAAG GTGGTCATTTCACAATTCCTGATCATATAGAGCGCTCACAGGTCAAGAGTTTGATCCAACACATGTTACAGGTTGATCCACTTAAGAGAGCTACTATTAAGGATATAAG AGAGCATGATTGGTTCAAGATTGATCTGCCACAGTACCTGTTTCCTcagaatgattttgatgattctATCGTTGATGTAGAGGCTGTCAAAGAAGTCTGTGAG AAATTCAATGTTCGAGAAGGTGAAGTGCAGAATGCATTAATGTGTGGTGATCCTCATGATCAACTTCGGATCGCTTACTATCTCATCATTGATAACAAGAGAATAATGGATGAAG CTTCTAAGACACAAATGAAGGATTTCTACCTTGCTTCTAGTCCGCCTCCAAGGGAGTCCTATCTTGAAGTTCAA cAAGAAGCAGGTTTCCTGGCACCCAAAGCACATCCAGAAAGATTAACAA CTATGACAATGAACACCCTGGAAAACTTCAATAACCAGAGTTCTGAAAGTCAGAGAAGGGTTCCAGCAACACCTGTTAAGAGGTCAAAGTGGCATCTTGGTATCAGATCACAGAGCAGACCACATGATATCATGGGAGAAGTCTTCAGAGCTATGAAAGCACTCAATTTT GAATGGAAGGTAGTGAATCCATTCTATGTGAGAGTCCGACGAACCAATCCACTGACCGGTGCTCAGATTAAGATGGGTCTTCAACTCTATCAGGTGGACAGTAAGAGTTACCTACTGGACTTCAAGAGCTTGACCAATCCAAGGGACAGTGGCATGAGCAACTTTGGTTCTG ATGATCGAATGGATGTGGAGGAGCCCCTGTCACCGCGATCACCGACCACACCACCGTTCCCTCAATCTCCTGGTTCACCACGATGCATGCAGCACTGTACCATGGAATTCTTTGAGATGTGCGCTAGTCTGATCGCAACCCTTGCACGATGA